In Ruania zhangjianzhongii, the following proteins share a genomic window:
- a CDS encoding NAD-dependent epimerase/dehydratase family protein: MSATYLVTGAGPVGATLALQLAERGDQVRLATRSGSGPEHEKIERIRLDVNDAAGLERAVHGVTAVFHAIHGSRYQAAAWRAELPAAEQAVMDAAAKAGAVVVFPESLYSYGEVSGPMAEGTPSAATTGKLGVRTELLRARREHAADTVSVVASDFYGPRVRAAMAGERMVTRLLAGQSVQVIGRLDQPHSFTYVPDLAAAMIAAADRPQAWNRVLHAPTAPALTQRDLVEEFAQVAGVPMPRILAVPAQVLRVLGVVIPAIREAAETSYMFDRSFVMTSAVTEELLGLRPTPLPEGMATTIAYWRQGRPVRSAV; encoded by the coding sequence ATGTCTGCCACCTACCTCGTCACCGGCGCCGGACCTGTCGGTGCCACCCTCGCTCTTCAGCTCGCCGAGCGCGGCGACCAGGTCCGCCTGGCCACCCGTTCGGGTAGCGGGCCCGAGCACGAGAAGATCGAGCGAATCCGGCTGGACGTCAACGACGCCGCCGGTCTTGAGCGTGCGGTGCACGGCGTGACCGCCGTGTTCCATGCCATCCACGGCAGCCGTTACCAGGCGGCCGCCTGGCGAGCTGAGCTCCCGGCCGCAGAACAGGCGGTGATGGACGCCGCCGCGAAAGCCGGCGCGGTCGTGGTCTTCCCGGAAAGCCTGTACTCCTACGGCGAGGTGAGCGGCCCGATGGCGGAAGGAACGCCGTCGGCGGCCACTACCGGCAAGCTCGGTGTCCGTACCGAGCTGCTGCGCGCGAGGCGCGAGCACGCAGCGGACACGGTGAGCGTGGTGGCCTCGGACTTCTATGGCCCCCGGGTGCGGGCGGCGATGGCGGGGGAGCGAATGGTCACGCGGCTGCTCGCGGGTCAGAGCGTGCAGGTGATCGGCAGGCTGGACCAGCCGCACTCGTTCACCTATGTGCCCGACCTGGCCGCAGCGATGATCGCTGCCGCTGACCGCCCGCAGGCCTGGAACCGGGTGCTGCACGCCCCGACCGCCCCGGCGCTGACCCAGCGCGACCTGGTCGAAGAGTTCGCCCAGGTGGCTGGTGTACCGATGCCCCGGATCCTCGCCGTTCCGGCCCAGGTGCTGCGCGTGCTCGGCGTGGTCATTCCCGCGATCCGGGAGGCTGCGGAGACCAGCTACATGTTCGATCGATCGTTCGTGATGACCTCCGCGGTGACCGAAGAGCTGCTCGGCCTGCGACCCACCCCGTTGCCGGAGGGGATGGCCACCACGATCGCGTACTGGCGCCAGGGTCGTCCTGTGAGGAGTGCGGTATAG
- a CDS encoding TetR/AcrR family transcriptional regulator — MTPTPRELARERTEAEILRLAREQLATSGPAELSLRAIARELGIVSSAIYRYVRNRDELLTLLVIDGYNDLGDAVDQATSAVDDEDHLGRFLALGRAVRTWALAESARYALLYGTPVPGYDAPGERTIEPGTRVIVSLARIADDAWAAGALGSEGPAIPETVVGDFEQIREEFGLAAPAGVLARVMLIWPALFGCVTFETFGQYGTDTFTDNAVLFELQLRQLADLLGLTG, encoded by the coding sequence ATGACCCCCACGCCACGAGAGCTTGCCCGGGAGCGCACCGAAGCCGAGATCCTCCGCCTCGCCCGGGAGCAGCTCGCCACGTCCGGGCCCGCCGAGCTCTCGTTGCGGGCGATCGCCCGCGAGCTGGGCATCGTCTCATCCGCGATCTACCGGTACGTGCGCAACCGGGACGAGCTGCTCACCCTGTTGGTGATCGACGGCTATAACGACCTGGGTGACGCGGTGGACCAGGCGACCTCCGCCGTCGACGATGAGGACCACCTGGGCAGGTTTCTGGCCCTGGGCCGGGCGGTGCGCACCTGGGCGTTGGCCGAATCTGCACGGTACGCACTGCTGTATGGCACCCCGGTGCCCGGTTACGACGCGCCCGGTGAGCGCACGATCGAACCGGGCACCCGGGTGATCGTGTCGCTGGCCCGGATCGCCGACGACGCCTGGGCTGCCGGTGCGCTGGGCAGCGAAGGCCCGGCGATCCCGGAGACGGTGGTGGGTGACTTCGAGCAGATCCGCGAGGAGTTCGGCCTGGCCGCGCCGGCGGGGGTACTCGCCCGCGTCATGCTGATCTGGCCGGCGCTGTTCGGCTGCGTCACTTTCGAGACCTTCGGCCAGTACGGCACGGACACGTTCACCGACAACGCCGTGCTGTTCGAGCTACAGCTACGCCAACTGGCCGATCTGCTCGGCCTGACCGGCTGA